A single region of the Candidatus Methanomethylicota archaeon genome encodes:
- a CDS encoding DUF72 domain-containing protein: MGVFQINKEFQKEIKIGTCGWGGKKSKYYETFSCIELQETFYKLPKIETLEKYRLESPKNFEFIIKAWQVITHPYNSPTWKKSTPPKWGKIENFGYLKPTEENFKAWEEIIKICKILKSKIIIIQTPPSFNPSKDNIENMKKFLSSINREDLILGWEPRGDWNSDIIANICKELNLIHVVDPFRRLPSIESNIIYFRLHGIGGKETNYRYVYTNEDLNKLYNIIMKINAEIFYVMFNNIKMIEDAIKFMKIINLKLQ; this comes from the coding sequence ATGGGGGTTTTCCAAATAAATAAAGAATTTCAAAAAGAAATAAAAATAGGAACATGTGGATGGGGAGGTAAAAAATCTAAATATTATGAAACATTTTCTTGTATTGAACTTCAAGAAACTTTTTATAAATTACCAAAAATTGAAACATTAGAAAAATATAGATTAGAAAGTCCAAAAAATTTTGAATTTATAATAAAAGCATGGCAAGTAATAACTCATCCATATAATAGTCCAACTTGGAAAAAATCTACTCCACCTAAATGGGGAAAAATTGAAAATTTTGGTTATTTAAAACCTACTGAAGAGAATTTTAAAGCATGGGAAGAAATAATTAAAATTTGTAAAATACTTAAATCAAAAATAATAATAATTCAAACCCCTCCTAGTTTTAATCCTTCTAAAGATAATATAGAAAATATGAAGAAATTCCTTTCTTCTATAAATAGAGAAGATTTAATACTAGGATGGGAACCAAGAGGAGATTGGAATAGTGATATTATAGCAAATATTTGTAAAGAACTTAATTTAATTCATGTAGTAGATCCTTTTAGAAGACTTCCTTCTATAGAATCAAATATTATATATTTTAGACTTCATGGAATAGGTGGAAAAGAAACTAATTATCGCTATGTTTATACTAATGAAGATTTAAATAAACTTTATAATATTATAATGAAAATTAATGCTGAAATATTTTATGTAATGTTTAATAATATAAAAATGATTGAAGATGCAATTAAATTTATGAAAATTATAAACCTAAAACTTCAATAA